The genomic segment TGACGTCACCGTTTCAGAGGCCGCAGCAGCAGTGACTCCACACCTCGTCGAGCTGTTGGAGTGGGAGTCCTACGCACCATCACCCGACCTTGCTGCTGATGCCATCCCGGACGTCCCGGTGCTGAATCTCGCCGTTGGTTCACAGGCGTAGGCTGGCCCTGTGACTATCGCTCCTGAAGGCCGCAAAATGCTGCGGCTCGAAGTCCGCAATGCGGAGACCCCGATCGAGAAGAAGCCCGAGTGGATCAAGACTCGCGCCAAGATGGGTCCCGAATACACCGAGCTGATGAATCTGGTGAAGGGCGAAGGCCTCCACACCGTTTGTCAGGAAGCCGGATGTCCCAACATCTTCGAGTGCTGGGAAGACCGCGAAGCGACCTTCCTCATCGGCGGCGAGCAGTGCACCCGCCGTTGTGACTTCTGCCAGATCGATACCGGCAAGCCGGACCCGATCGACCGCGACGAGCCTCGCCGTGTTGCCGAGAGCGTGCAGAAGATGCAGCTCCGTTACGCGACGATCACCGGTGTCGCCCGCGATGACGTACCTGACGGTGGCGCTTGGCTCTACGCCGAGACGGTTCGCAAGATCCATGAGCTCAACCCCGGGATCGGCGTTGAGAACCTCATCCCCGACTTCAACGGCGTGCCTGAACTGCTCGAGCAGGTCTTCGACAGCCGCCCCGAGGTGCTGGCGCACAACGTCGAGACGGTCCCCCGCATCTTCAAGCGCATCCGTCCGGCGTTCCGCTACGAGCGCTCGCTCGACGTCATCACCCAGGCTCGCGATTACGGCCTGGTCACCAAATCCAACCTGATCCTCGGCATGGGCGAGACCCGCGAAGAGGTTTCGCAGGCACTCGTCGACCTGCACGAGGCCGGCTGCGACCTGATCACGATCACTCAGTACCTGCGCCCCTCCAAGCGCCACCACCCCGTCGAGCGTTGGGTGAAGCCCGAGGAGTTCGTCGAGCTCAAGGACGAGGCCGACGAGGTCGGATTCGCCGGAGTCATGTCCGGACCCCTCGTACGTTCTTCGTACCGCGCAGGTCGCCTCTACCAGCAGGCCATTGAGAGCGGACGCGGCAGCGCTGCCATCCGTACCGCGCCGTAGACTGACCCTCATGTCCAACGCCACACCCGCACCCGCCAAGGGCCGCATCCGCCAGATGCGACAGGCCTACACGATCACCAAGCGCAACGATCGCAACATCGGTTTGATCTTGCTGCTGACGTTCCTCGTGTTCGGCGGTGCCGCTGGTGCGCTCGGCTACCTGGTCTTCGGTACGGGCACATTCGGCCTGATCGTCACGATCCTGTTCTCCGTGCTGATCGGCATCCTCGCCTCACTGATCGTCTTCGGACGTCGCGCCGAGAAGGCTGCGTACGCGCAGGTTGAAGGCCAGACCGGTGCAGCTGCCGGCGCGCTGCAGATGCTGCGTCGCGGTTGGGACGTCAAGCCCGCCGTCGCGTTCACCAAGAACCAGGACATCGTCCACCGTGTTGTCGGTCGTCCCGGCATCATCCTCGTCGGCGAGGGCAACCCCACGCGGGTCAAGAACCTTCTTGCGGCCGAGAAGAAGAAGCACGCCCGCATCGGTGGCGAAGAGGTGCCCGTGACCGACATCGTCGTGGGCCGAGGCGACGGCGAAGTGCAGCTGACCAAGCTCCTCAAGCACGTCCAGAAGCTGCCCAAGAACATCAAGCCTGCCCAGATGACGGCACTGCTCTACAAGCTCAAGGCACTCGACGCGATGCGTCCGGCCGCTCCCATGCCGCGCGGCCCCGTGCCGACGAGCATGAAGGGCTCCCGCAAGGCGATGCGAGGCTGATTCAGCCTCGCGGTGGGACGTTGACGACTGCCTGAAGTGCAGTCGGCCAATCAACGTCGTCCCAGAACTCGCTGTGCCCGTGCAGCCTGGTCACCGGTCCGGTCTGCAGAGCCTCGTCGTACGGCGTCGGGTCGATGACCCTCCAGTCCGCACCGCTAATGCGACGACGGGTCACGGGATCGTACGAGTCGGGCTGGCGTCCGGCACCGATGTCCGGGAAGTGCTGCGATGACGGTTCGGCACCGTCGGGCGAGTGATCCCACGACAACACTGGTCCAGCCAGTGGGTCGGTTGCGCGATAGAGGTTGACCCACGCTCCGTTGAGCGACGCGTACAGACCTGCGATCGAGTCCAGGTTGACGAAGCCCGGGAACGCGCGCGGGAAGATCAGCCGCAGCTGCGATCCGAACGTCACCAGCGCAACGCGATCTCGTTCCTCCGGCCTGAGCAACAGAAGTGCGCTGAATGAGATCAAACTCCCCTGGCTGTGTCCGCATACGACCACAGGTCGCTGAACATCGGATTCGCCGATCTCACTGAGGTGCCAGCGGATGCGGTCACGCAAGTCGACCACGGTGCGCTGCGAGTACGGGCGCGGAACGAACGGGTGCACCGCGTGGGGCCAAAACGACACGATGTCCCAGATGATGCTGACGCCACGCCTCGAGGCTTGCGTCTTGATGGCTCCACGACTCAGCGCGACGGTGCCTGCTGCGAGAGCGAGCAGCGTCCACGCGCCGAAGATGGTGAGGAAGTCGCCATTGCCGCTACGCCGCGGCTGACTCAAGTAGTCGAGCAGCCATGGAGCCTCCTTGCACTCCGTCGGATCGTTCCCGCCAGCACAGAACCCGACTTCCCAAGCGACCACGAGAGCAAGCACGACCCCGAACGCTGCGAAGACCCAGAACAGCGCCGGCAACTTGGTCTTGAGTCGCGCGATCCAGATGCCGCGCGCGATCTTGGACGTCCACCCTTCCGGGAGCTTGGTGGTCGCCTCGGCCGGCGAGCCGTGCATCGCTTCGCTCACGCCGATGAAGTGCTTGCGACGGATGAAGTAGAACGTCAACGCAAAGATGGCGATCGCCACCAGCATCAGCGCGGTGAGGCCCCACGCGTACGCCACCCGGTCCAGCATCGGTGTCGCGCCGACTCGTGTCTTGAGTGTCAGACCCTTCTCGTCGATCCGCTCGGCGATGTCGAGGTCGAGCGAGGTCGACACAGCGGTCGACACCGCAGCCGAGAGTCCCACGCCGATGAACGTGGCGACGGTGGCGATCAAGTAGCTCGTCATCCCCCATCCGTACCGAACGAAGAATCGTGCGGGGTCCTTGTCGCTGCCCGTCTTTGTACGGGTGGTCCATGCCAACGCGATGTTGGCCCACGACATCAGAACGAGTACCAGTACGCCGGCGACCATCAGCGAGTTGGCGAACCCGTCAAAAGCTTCGATGCGACCGACCGGTTTGGGTCGTTCAACGCCGCTCACTTGAATCGCGGCGGCGATCACGATGATCGTGGAGAAGACCAGCAGCAGCGGCGACAACACCTTGACCACGCCATGCCAGTTGGTGCGCAGACGAGCCACCCGCGACGGCATCGCAACACTGACCGAACCTTCTGGATCGCCGAGGAAGACGACCACGATCACGGTGACGACAAGCAGTCCGAGCGCAATGACGCCGACCAGCGGACGCGTGGACCATGCGTCTGAATCCCGCGCGAACGTCGCCATGATCGCGATCAGCGCGAATGAGGCGACGAGGTGAAGGGCACGAAGCGTCGAGGCGTCCGCATCACCTCGGTAGAACGACTTCTTGGACAGCGGCGTGGTCGTCGTCTCGTCGGTCTCGGTCGAGTCGGACGGTCCCGTACGGCCAAAGCCCTTGCCGAGCACGTACAAGATCAGCATGGCGACGGCACTCAGGATCACCGCACCCGTGAGAACTGTGTCCGGCTCATAGCTCCGGAGTAGTCGGGTCTTGGCCGCCCAGCGCCAGCCGAGCAGGTCCATCAACACGAAGCCCGCTGTGAACGCGAACAAGCAGGTCATGAGCAGCGCCGCCAGCCGAAGCAATGCACCGCAGAGGCCATGCCAGAACTTGGAGGTCCGGTTGACGAACGGCGGCAGCATGAACTGGGCCGCGTTGATCAGGCCGAACGGGACGAGGATCAGCCACAGACCCGCGCGCCACGAACCGGAGGTGAACTGGCCCCAGTGATAGCCCTCGACGGTGTGCCCGTCGTCGGCCTTCAACTCCTTGCCGCTGCCGTTGATCGGCCGGAAGTAGCGCGAATAGCCGTCACCGGCGATCTGCTTGACGTGCGGGTGAGCCAGGAGCGACTCAGGCGGCGTGCCGCTGACACCGTGTACTCGGAGCTCGACCCAACGACCGCCAGCCATGGAGCGACTCAACCACTCCCGGCCGTGTGGCGTCTAGACGCGTATGACCCGGGCACCCGCTGCGATGTCGTGCAGACCGCGCTTGTCTTCGTTCATGACGATGGCTGGCAGCACCAGCGACAGCAGGGCCGTACGAAGAACTGCACGGGGCACGCCAATCGGTCGGCCAGCGGGATTTTCGACTCTGAGACCGAGGATGCGCTTACCGATCGTGAACCCGAGCAGGCCCGTCAGGATGCCTACCTCAACGATGAAGAACCCCACGATCACCAGGTTCTCCCCGACGTTCTTCGGCGGATAACTGACTCCCGTCAATGCCACGGCGCTCAAGGCGGCAACGGCCCAATCGATGAGCAATGCGAGGATGCGACGGCCAAGTGAGGGGGTTTCCACGCGCCGAGCCTATCGATGGCGCCGAATTCACTCGCCGAGGCACTTGTAACATGCCTGAAACAATTCAGTGATGGTCGGGAAACTGCCGGAGCCTAACGTCGGCTTCAGTGCAGCGACGCACTTTCCTGCCATCCGACATCAGTGACCGCCACGCGGTCGAGGAGGACATATGTTCGGCAATGCCGACGAGCTGTTCAAGTTCATCAAGGACGAGGGTGTTGAGTACCTCGACGTCCGTTTCACCGACCTTCCCGGCATCCAGCAGCAGGTGACTCTGCCGGCTTCGACGTTCGATGCCGACATGGTCAAGAGCGGCGTGGCGTTCGACGGCTCGTCGATCCGCGGATTCCAGACGATCGACCAGTCCGACATGGTCCTGTACCCGGACATCGGCACGGCATACGTCGACCCGTTCAAGGCTCGCAAGACGATCGCCATGGACTTCTTCGTCCACGACCCGATCACGGGCGAGGCCTACTCGCGCGACCCGCGCAACATCGCTCGCAAGGCCGAGGCCTACCTCGCCACGACCGGCATCGGTGACACCGCGTTCTTCGCTCCCGAAGCAGAGTTCTACATCTTCGACCGCGTCAACTACGGCACCAGCGCCAACAAGTCGTTCTACGAGATCCAGTCGAGCGAAGCTGCTTGGCAGACCGGCAACTCGATCGACGACAACCGCGGTTACCAGGTTCGTTACAAGGGTGGCTACTTCCCGGTCGCGCCGACGGACAAGACTGCTGACCTCCGCAACGACATGATGACCAACCTCACGAACTCCGGGCTCATCCTTGAGCGCGGCCACCACGAGGTCGGTACGTCCGGTCAGGCCGAGATCAACTACAAGTTCGACACGCTGCTCAAGGCTGCCGACGATGTCATGAAGTTCAAGTACATCGTCCGCAACACGGCGTGGGCCAACGACAAGACCGTCACGTTCATGCCGAAGCCGATCTTCGGTGACAACGGCTCGGGCATGCACGTTCACCAGTCGATCTGGGACAAGGGCAAGCCGCTGTTCTATGACGAGTCGGGCTACGGCGGACTGTCGGACCTCGCTCGCCACTACATCGGCGGCATCCTGAAGCACGCTCCGTCGCTTCTGGCGTTCACCAACCCGTCGACGAACTCCTACCACCGTCTGGTGCCGGGCTTCGAAGCTCCGATCGCACTGGTCTACTCGGCCCGTAACCGTTCGGCTTGTGTCCGTATCCCGATCACGGGATCGAACCCCAAAGCCAAGCGCATCGAGTTCCGTTGCCCCGACCCGTCGGCCAACCCGTACCTCGCCTTCTCGGCGCTGCTGCTGGCCGGGCTCGACGGCATCAAGAACAAGATCGAGCCGCCGGCTCCGATCGACAAGAACATCTACGAACTGCCGCCGGAAGAGTACGAAGCGATCAACATGGTCCCGACGTCACTCAACTCGGTGCTCGACAACCTCGAGGCAGATCACGAGTTCTTGACTGCTGGTGACGTGTTCACGCCCGACCTGATCGAGACGTGGATCGACTACAAGCGGACCGAAGAGATCCTCCCGATCCAGCTTCGCCCGCACCCGCACGAGTTCGAGCTCTACTACGACATCTGAGCCGATGACGTAACAGAACGCCCCAGACTGAAAGGTCTGGGGCGTTCTGCGTTTCGGCGCGACCTCCGATAGCTCGATCGAGTCATTTCACTCAATCGGGACATGGGTGCGCAACACCCGTGCGACTCTCGTCAGATGCTGAAGGGCCACAGTTGGAAGTTCTGGGTGGTAGCGAGCTTCGCTGCGTTCGTGGGCCTTGGCGCGGTTGGAAGCCTCGTTCCAGAGACCGAGCCGTCAAGCACGACCGTGGACCTGACTGATTCCGAATCAACAGCGGCCTCGCCGAAGGCTGATCTGACCTCCGAGCCGTCGACGCCCGTGTTGCTCTTCATCACCGATCAAAAGGACGGCGACTCCTGGGTCGCGTCCGACGACGACGAATACCGGCTCGGCATGGTCAATGCCCCGGAAGTCGGCGAAGACTGCTTTTCCGAGGCCGCAGCGTTTACGCGCGAGTTCGTGAAGGATGGGTTCACCGTCGACGACTACTCGACCGACACGTACGGACGCCACGTCGCAGAAGTGTTCGACAAGTCCGGCGACTCACTCAACGTTGCCTTCGCCACGAGCGGACTCGGCGATGACCGCTACCTTGCGGAGTTCCGCCACGAGAACGTCGCATTGGCCGAGAGGCTGGATGCGGCCTACGCATCAGCGCCAGCTCCGTCGTGCAAGGCGAGCAACAAGCCCGTCCCGCTGGTGAAGAAGCCAGCGAAGACAACTAACAGCAACTGTATGGATGGCTACTCGCCATGCCTTCCGATCCGCTCCGACATGAACTGTCCAGAGATTGGCCACCCCGTCACCGTCACCGGAAGTGACCCGTATCGACTCGATCGAGACGGCGACGGAACCGGCTGCGACTAGGACCTGCTGTCGCGGCTAGTTCTTGGGCTGATCCAGGAACCATCGCGCGCCGGCACGGATGGAGTCCTCGACCGGCGTTGGTTCCCAACCCAGTTCGCGGGTGGCTTTGCTGTGATCGACCGGCGTTTGGATATGCATCAGTCGGACGCTCGTCGAGGTCACTACCGAATCTCTCCGGAACAGCCGCGAGATTCCACCACCCACAGCTCCGATCACCTTCATGGCTGGCAGCGGGATGCCGATTCTCGGCGGCTTAGCCTTGCCCTCGTCCGACGCAATGTCGAAGAGGTCCTTGATGGGCAGGAAGCGCTCGGAAATGATGTACCGCTCGCCGATCCGGCCTCGGTCCCCCGCAAGGAGGAATGCGGTCGCAGCATCCTCAATGCCGACAACTTCCATCGAGACACCCTTGACGTACGCAGGAACCTTGCCGCGAGCAGCGGCTTTGACCAGCTTGCCGTGTGGAGTCGGACCGTGGTCTCGCGGACCGTAGGTCGTCGAGACGTTCAGCACGACGGCCGGCAGTCCCTGCTCCTGGTGATAGCGAAGCACGAGTTCCTCCGCCTGCGTCCGGGACTCGACGTACGCGCCACCAAGGTGGCGCCAGTTGTGCGGCATTGATTCGTCGACCAGCCCAGAGTCGGCGATCGCGAGTGCGCCAACGGTGCTGCAGAAGACGAACTTCGGAACGCCGACCTCGATCGCTACATCCAGCACGGTGCGCAGGGCCTCGACGTTGGTGGCGAACAGCGGCGACGGATCGCGCAGCCATGCGCGCGCATCAACGATGCAATAGAAGACCGTGTCCACGCCGGTCATCGCTGTACGCATGGCTTCGACGTCGTCCAGGTCGCCGTGGTGCCGCTCTACTTCGAGGTCGTCGATGCCCAGCGTCGAACTGGACTGGCGGATCCAAACCCGGACCTGGTCCCCTCGTTCGACGAGCTGACGGGTCACGTGTGAGCCAAGGAAGCCGCTGGCACCCATGACCAGTTTCGTACCGCTCACCACTTCACCCCTCGATTCAGCAGGCCGTGCCGCGGTCAACCGAGAGCACAGCTCCGGTCACCGAGGCTGCAGCGTCAGAGGCCAGGTACGCAATCGCGTCGGCGACATCGCTCGGCGGCATGAACCCGTACCGGGCGCCGGCGGTCTCCATCAGCAGCTCCCAATCGAGCTGGGTATCAGCGTGCTCGGCGGCCGCGTTGGTCGGCAGGTCAGTCTGTATGCCGCCAGGGCAGATCGTGTTGACCCGAATGCCATCGGCGGCGAGCTCGAGTGCGAGCGACTTCATCAGCAGGATCACGCCAGCCTTTGAGGCGCAGTAGGCCGCTTGGTACGGCTGGGCGCGCAGACCTGCAATCGAGGCGATCGTGACGATGTTGCCTTTGCTCTCGCGCAGGTGCGGCAGCGCAGCGTGACTCATCAGCATGGGACCAGTCAGGTTCACACCAAGATGGCGCTGCCACGTGGCGAAGTCGAGGTCCTCGAACTTGCGGAACTGGTCGATGCCGGCAACGTTGACCACGATGTCGAGCCCACCTAGGCGCTCGGCCGCCGTCGCGAC from the Aeromicrobium panaciterrae genome contains:
- a CDS encoding RDD family protein; translation: METPSLGRRILALLIDWAVAALSAVALTGVSYPPKNVGENLVIVGFFIVEVGILTGLLGFTIGKRILGLRVENPAGRPIGVPRAVLRTALLSLVLPAIVMNEDKRGLHDIAAGARVIRV
- a CDS encoding NAD-dependent epimerase/dehydratase family protein; amino-acid sequence: MSGTKLVMGASGFLGSHVTRQLVERGDQVRVWIRQSSSTLGIDDLEVERHHGDLDDVEAMRTAMTGVDTVFYCIVDARAWLRDPSPLFATNVEALRTVLDVAIEVGVPKFVFCSTVGALAIADSGLVDESMPHNWRHLGGAYVESRTQAEELVLRYHQEQGLPAVVLNVSTTYGPRDHGPTPHGKLVKAAARGKVPAYVKGVSMEVVGIEDAATAFLLAGDRGRIGERYIISERFLPIKDLFDIASDEGKAKPPRIGIPLPAMKVIGAVGGGISRLFRRDSVVTSTSVRLMHIQTPVDHSKATRELGWEPTPVEDSIRAGARWFLDQPKN
- a CDS encoding DUF4191 domain-containing protein, coding for MSNATPAPAKGRIRQMRQAYTITKRNDRNIGLILLLTFLVFGGAAGALGYLVFGTGTFGLIVTILFSVLIGILASLIVFGRRAEKAAYAQVEGQTGAAAGALQMLRRGWDVKPAVAFTKNQDIVHRVVGRPGIILVGEGNPTRVKNLLAAEKKKHARIGGEEVPVTDIVVGRGDGEVQLTKLLKHVQKLPKNIKPAQMTALLYKLKALDAMRPAAPMPRGPVPTSMKGSRKAMRG
- the glnA gene encoding type I glutamate--ammonia ligase translates to MFGNADELFKFIKDEGVEYLDVRFTDLPGIQQQVTLPASTFDADMVKSGVAFDGSSIRGFQTIDQSDMVLYPDIGTAYVDPFKARKTIAMDFFVHDPITGEAYSRDPRNIARKAEAYLATTGIGDTAFFAPEAEFYIFDRVNYGTSANKSFYEIQSSEAAWQTGNSIDDNRGYQVRYKGGYFPVAPTDKTADLRNDMMTNLTNSGLILERGHHEVGTSGQAEINYKFDTLLKAADDVMKFKYIVRNTAWANDKTVTFMPKPIFGDNGSGMHVHQSIWDKGKPLFYDESGYGGLSDLARHYIGGILKHAPSLLAFTNPSTNSYHRLVPGFEAPIALVYSARNRSACVRIPITGSNPKAKRIEFRCPDPSANPYLAFSALLLAGLDGIKNKIEPPAPIDKNIYELPPEEYEAINMVPTSLNSVLDNLEADHEFLTAGDVFTPDLIETWIDYKRTEEILPIQLRPHPHEFELYYDI
- a CDS encoding SDR family NAD(P)-dependent oxidoreductase, whose product is MAGRFEGKRAVVTGAAGGVGAATVELIEREGGSVVGVDLNATGDVLACDVSDEASVRSAVATAAERLGGLDIVVNVAGIDQFRKFEDLDFATWQRHLGVNLTGPMLMSHAALPHLRESKGNIVTIASIAGLRAQPYQAAYCASKAGVILLMKSLALELAADGIRVNTICPGGIQTDLPTNAAAEHADTQLDWELLMETAGARYGFMPPSDVADAIAYLASDAAASVTGAVLSVDRGTAC
- the lipA gene encoding lipoyl synthase, with the translated sequence MLRLEVRNAETPIEKKPEWIKTRAKMGPEYTELMNLVKGEGLHTVCQEAGCPNIFECWEDREATFLIGGEQCTRRCDFCQIDTGKPDPIDRDEPRRVAESVQKMQLRYATITGVARDDVPDGGAWLYAETVRKIHELNPGIGVENLIPDFNGVPELLEQVFDSRPEVLAHNVETVPRIFKRIRPAFRYERSLDVITQARDYGLVTKSNLILGMGETREEVSQALVDLHEAGCDLITITQYLRPSKRHHPVERWVKPEEFVELKDEADEVGFAGVMSGPLVRSSYRAGRLYQQAIESGRGSAAIRTAP
- a CDS encoding thermonuclease family protein, translated to MDLTDSESTAASPKADLTSEPSTPVLLFITDQKDGDSWVASDDDEYRLGMVNAPEVGEDCFSEAAAFTREFVKDGFTVDDYSTDTYGRHVAEVFDKSGDSLNVAFATSGLGDDRYLAEFRHENVALAERLDAAYASAPAPSCKASNKPVPLVKKPAKTTNSNCMDGYSPCLPIRSDMNCPEIGHPVTVTGSDPYRLDRDGDGTGCD